In Procambarus clarkii isolate CNS0578487 chromosome 58, FALCON_Pclarkii_2.0, whole genome shotgun sequence, one genomic interval encodes:
- the LOC138353604 gene encoding uncharacterized protein, with amino-acid sequence MLVKLGEKGEEAFLNLINKVWVTRTRPLSWNSVIIVPIPKPKDPENPRPILLTSCLAKTVKRMTVNRIEWKDKLLHQNMFAYRKDVGTTECLTSILDQINYKPGIHIYLDLAKAFELASVPVTLCCLVDKEIKEHAIAFA; translated from the coding sequence atgctggtcaagctaggagaaaaaggtgaagaagccttcttgaatctcatcaacaaagtttgggtgacaagaactcgaccaTTATCTTGGAACAGtgtaattatagttcccattccaaaacccaaAGACCCagaaaatccaagacccatcttattaacaagctgtctggccaaaactgtgAAAAGAATGActgttaatcgaattgaatggaaagacaAACTactgcaccaaaatatgtttgcttacagaaaagatgttggtaccacagaatgccttacctccatcCTGGATCAAATTAATTACAAACCAGGAATCCATATTTATCTTGACCTTGCAAAAGCCTTCGAGCTAGCCAGTGTACCAGTTACACTGTGCTGCCTGgttgataaggaaatcaaagaacACGCTATTGCATTTGCCTAA